A stretch of the Harpia harpyja isolate bHarHar1 chromosome 5, bHarHar1 primary haplotype, whole genome shotgun sequence genome encodes the following:
- the MAL2 gene encoding protein MAL2 — MLPRGASSMPPPPNPAAYFPPPRVTLPSGLEILRTYSGAVIFLEILFGTIVWILVASTQVPLPLLQGWVMFVAVTAWFLSVVFLCVFLFGYANRIAVNWNQTDFLFHGVTFVFYFGAFLLQAATTSLHYFPRKFNSTTQEKLLADHEYNISIAASIFAFATAVCYGCSTALALRRWRL; from the exons ATGTTGCCCAGGGGAGCCTCGTCCATGCCGCCGCCTCCCAACCCCGCTGCCTACTTCCCGCCCCCCCGGGTCACTTTGCCCTCCGGCCTGGAGATCCTGCGCACCTACTCGGGAGCCGTCATCTTCCTGGAGATC CTGTTTGGAACTATAGTCTGGATTTTGGTAGCTTCTACCCAAGTTCCACTGCCGCTACTGCAGGGATGGGTAATGTTTGTAGCGGTGACTGCGTGGTTCCTGTCTGTTGTGTTCCTGTGTGTGTTTCTCTTCGGTTATGCAAATAGAATTGCTGTCAACTGGAACCAGACG gattttcttttccatggggttacttttgtcttttattttggaGCTTTTCTACTGCAAGCAGCAACTACATCTCTGCATTACTTTCCCCGGAAATTCAATTCCACCACACAGGAGAAGCTTCTAGCTGATCATGAATATAACATAAGCATAGCAGCCTCG ATTTTTGCCTTTGCTACAGCTGTTTGTTATGGttgcagcacagccctggcatTAAGGAGATGGAGGCTATAG